The DNA region AGGGCTGCCATCCGACGGTCGCGCCAGCTCATCAGGGCAAACACTTCACTGCCCGTCGGTTGTTCGCCGGCTGCAAATTGACGGGACTGGGGGTGCCCTTTTGCCGGATACGCAATCGCTTCCTGACTGCTCTGGAAGCGGGCCCAGGGCAGCGTCTCGGCCACTGCCAACCAGGCGAGCAGAGTCGCAAGGAGAACTACCGCCGTGCCGAACCAGAGCAATCCTCCGCGGGGGCCGAGGACGGATGCTGCGTATCCCGTTACCACACCCGCCACTGCCACCCCGATGTAACCGGAGAATTCATTCAACCCGATAATGAGGCCGCGCTGGTCAGGACGCGTGATATCAAGCTTCGCCGTCTGGGTCATCGACCACGTCAAACCCTGATTTACGCCAAGCAGCATGGTGGCAACCACGACCCAACTCCAGGACTGGGCGAAGTAGATAAGCGGCGCAATCGGGAATGCAACCAGCCAGCCGGCGAGCAAGACTTTCTTGCGGCCGATTCGCTCAGCGAGCCGCCCGGCCACGAAATTCATCGCGCCCTTGACGACGCCAAAGGCAACCACAAACGCCACCAGCAGCATGAACGACCCGCGTGGCACGCCGAACTCGCTCTCGGCCAGTGCGGGCACCACGTTGCGCGTCATCCCAACGGTCATCCCTACGAGCAGCACCTGCAAAAGCTGCAGCACGACCTGCCAGTAATTGACGCGGATGCCGAATGCGACGGGACGATTGCGTTCAGACATGCGGAACCGCCTGAGCCCTGCGATGCAGGCTGGTCGGGACACGGCATGCTACGCCCTCACGATTCGGGGTGTTGCCGGAATTCACGCCGACCTCCTTCATTGATAATGCGGTGACCTCTTGCAAAAAGAGCCCGACGAGCCGTTCTGCTACCGACCGTTGCCACAGGCATCGTGGTGTAGCGACCCTTGGCCGTTGGTGCCAAAGGTCGACCGGGACCTACGCCGCAAGCACGACTTTCGCAACCATGCCCACCGCGATGATTCCCGCGAACACGGCGAAGCCCTGCTGCAACCGGGGTCCGCTCAGATGCCGGGCGATGAGTCGACCACCAAGCATGCCAAATAGCGCCCCCGCCGCGAACGGGACACCGACGCGCCAGTTCATTCGCCCCGCAAGCGCAGTCGACACGACGCCTGATAGCGATATAAGCGTAATGATGGTCAGCGAAGTCGCTACGATGGCATGCATCGGTGCGTTCGTCGCGCGCCTTAGCGCAGGCACTATGACAAAGCCCCCACCCACGCCCAGCAGACCCGAGAGAAATCCCGCTCCGATGCCGGACAGTGCCAGCGCCTGGGCGCACGGGCCGGTCCAGAGGAATCGGCCGGAGTCGACATCGAGCTGGCATGGGGGCAGGTGCTGGGAGCCAGCTGATGCCTTTGCGTCTGACCCGCGTGCCTGCATGAACATGCGAATCGCCACAAAGGCGAGCACACCCGCAAACAGAAGAGCCAGGGGGCCGTTCGGCAACCGGTGTGCGAGCCACAGTCCGACCGGCGAACTAAGGATACCGGTTAAGGCAATAAAACCCGCAGCCCGATAACGGACGATACCTGCACGCAACCCGATTATTGCCCCCATTCCCGCCGACAGGCCGACCGCAAGTAAGGCTAGCGGCGCAGCCTCCGCCACATCCAGGTGAAGCACGAAGAGCAGCAAGGGCACTGCCACGATGGCGCCGCCAGCACCCGTCAGCGCCAGAATCAGGCCGACAATACCTCCCAGTAAGATAGCGACTGCAGTCAAGCTGTCCATTCCTCTGCCCTATAAAAACGGCCGGATTTGCGCGCACGGGTCGCCAACCCGTCCGCAGCTGGTCAGGCCTGCTGCCGGCTCAATCTGGCGCGTTCGAGGAACTCGAACACGGCCATGCCGCCGAGCATCGCGGCCACAAAACCCCATGCCTTCGGAAAACCGGCGCCCATCGCGACCAGCGCGGGGCCCGGACAAAATCCCGCAAGACCCCAGCCGACGCCAAACACCGCACTTCCCAGTACAAGTCTCATCGTTACGTTGGTGCTGCCCGGAATCTGCATGGGCAGCCCCAGCAGGGATTTTTTGCGGCGTTTCGCAAACAGGAACGCGATAGAGCCAACGGCTATCGCCCCAGCCATCACGAATGCAAGTGACGGGTCCCATCGTCCCGCCAGGTCGAGAAATCCCAGCACCTTTGCTGGATTGGCCATGCCGGAGACCATCAGGCCGACGCCAAACAGAAGCCCGGAAATTAAAGCAGCGAGCAAACCCATTTCAACCTCCCAGCAGATGTCTGGACACGAACACGGTCAGAAAACCGCTTGCCATAAACGTTGCCGTTGCGACAAGTGACCGGATGGAGCCCCGCGAGATGCCGCAGACACCATGACCGCTTGTGCAACCGCTCGCGTAACGCGTGCCGATGCCAACCAGAAAGCCCGCGACAAGTATTTCGCCCCACCCAGCCTGGATATCAGGCGCTACCGGATTCCCGAGCAGGCTTGCCAGCACAGGCGCCCCAATCAACCCTACGAGAAAAGCGACACGCCACCCCGCATCTTTCTGAGGCGTGCCCAGCAGGCCACCGAGGATGCCGCTGATGCCAGCGATACGTCCGTTGAATAAAACAAGCACAGCAGCTGCGGCGCCAATCACCAGACCGCCAGTCAATGACAGGCCGGGTGTGAAACTCGCGATATCAATCGACATGACCTCTCCTCACCTTCATTGAGCGCAAAACTGGTCGTACAGCACGTTCATGACGGCAATCGCTTCCTTGCTCGCGACGGAATAAAAGATGCTCTTTCCCTCCCGCCGCGTCGCCACGAGTTCGTTATCGCGAAGCACGCCGAGCTGTTGGGAAAGCGTCGGCTGACGTATGCCCAACTGTTCCTCGAGGTCGCTCACACATAACTCGCCCTGCGACAACTGGCACATCAGAAGCAACCTGTCGGGATTGGCCAGCACCTTCAGCAGCGCACAGGCTTTCTCTGCCGATGCCTGCATCACCGACAGGTCGATTGGGACGGACTTCTTTCTCATCTCACCATCCTATAATTTACACACAAACATTATATTGCATTGTAGATTATTTGTGAATAGAATGAATAACATCTGAGGAGGTCAGGATGCAGCCCATCGTTCAGCCGTTCTTCGACCCGGTCACCGGCACGGTGACTTACGTGGTGTCTCAGTCCGGGCATCAGGAATGTGCAGTCATTGACCCGGTCCTTGACTACGAACCCAAGGCAGGACGCACGTCAACGGCGAATGCCGACACGGTCATCGAGTTCGTTCGCCAGCGCGGCCTGCGGGTGCAGTGGATTCTGGAAACGCACGCGCATGCGGACCACCTGTCAGCGGCGCATTATTTGCGCGGCGAGCTTGGCGGCAGGATTGCGATTGGAGAGCACATTCGCACCGTTCAGGGCGTCTTCAAGAAGCTGTTCAATCTCGAGCCTGAATTCCGCCTTGACGGCTCCCAGTTCGACCACCTGTTTGGCGAAGACGAGACGTTCTCGATTGGGAGCCTGACGGCGAGAGCGTTGTATGTTCCCGGCCATACACCCGCCGACACGGCCTACCAGATTGGCGATGTGGTCTTCGTGGGTGACACGCTCTTCATGCCGGATGTTGGCACCGCGCGTTGCGACTTCCCCGGCGGCAAAGCGCACACGCTGTTCGGGTCGATTCGAAAGCTGCTGGACCTGCCGGGCAACACCCGGCTTTTCATGTGCCACGACTATCCACCCGAGGGCCGGAAACCCGAATGGGAAACCACGGTGCTCGCTCAGCGTACGCATAACATCCATGTGCACGACGGCGTAACGGAAGAGCAGTTCGTCAGTATGCGCGAAGCTCGCGACGCAAAACTTGCGATGCCTGTTCTTATCCTTCCGTCTGTGCAGGCGAACATACGGGCCGGGGAATTTCCACCCGCCGAGGAAAACGGCATCCGCTATCTGAAGATTCCGTTGGATGCTCTGTGACGAGCACTCCCGCGCCATGCCCCGCTTTGCGTTCGACCTGCGTGGTCGTCACGGCATGTGGCGCAAAGACTGGAGGTTAGGACGCCGCCTGGGATAGCGGAGCGGCGCAAGACACATGACTACTGTCAAAGGGAGTTTTCCAGAAGGAAGACGTGAACGATAGATAGTGACTGCGCATATATCGAAAAGCACCTAAGACGAACAGGAGGCGAACGCGACAGCGGCGTCATGACGACGCTCTGAGCGTCACTAGTCTGCGCCCCGATTATGCGACAGCCTCCACGTCAACAAATTGCTCGCCGGCATCAAATGGTTGACGTCGTGAAATACGCTCGCGTTGTGAGAGCAGGACCGGTGTTGGCTGGATAACAATGGTCTGGTGAGACCGCACCGTTTCGCGATATCAACCATCAGACCGTCAGCCGATGGTCGCACCGCAAGTCGCACCAATGCCGGTGACGAGTCTTGCACTCTGTCAGCGGCCTCACATGACAAGCAAAATCTCTCGCGACTGGGTAGGCTTTGGCGCCGAAGCGACCAGCCCTTTTCATGCTGCGCCCACAAAAGATGTGCATCGCAACTGGCTGCGCGCGGACCGTGCCTGGCTATCGCAATGGAGCGCTGTCCCGCGTCAAATGAACCGCAGTCGCTTCCAGGTAGTCCGCCTTGATGCTATCGCCAACCTTGAGATTGCCAAGCGGAAGGCCTGACGAGGCAACAAGGGTCACCGTGCGGGTAGGTCCCCGTAACGTAATGACTCTCTTCGTGGCGTCAATGCTCTCCACAGTTACTATTGCCTGCACCCGATGAACCGACGTCGTAGTCCCTCCCGACGCCGGCATGGTCACTTCCGTATCGACGCGTTCACGTATTCCCTTTGAATCAACCTTATCGGCATGGAGCAACAAGGCACGCGTGTAGGTGATATTGACCCTGTCGCCAATTCTTAGCTGTTTTACGTCACCGACGTCCTCATTCACCTCGACCTTTACGATGTTCCCGTGTGGTCCCCGTAGCATCACGCTATTGGTCGCAGGTTGGATGCCCACGATGGTCGCAGTTGTGCGCGTGGAGCTTGTTCCCGCAAAGACTTCGGCATCGCTTGCTGGACTGGTGTCCTGGGCCATGACTGAAGTCGTTTCCTGACACGTGAATGCCGACAGGGCAACTATAGTCAGCAGGACCTCGCGTCGAATAGACTGAAGCATATCCATCTCCAGAATCGTCAGGTGGACTAGCGTCGGTCTGGTAGCTGGTCAACGCAGTCGTGACGCAGCCGTAACAGCCATAGCCGGGACAATCAGCGGCGTGCTGGCTAACGGCTTCGTCTGGTCATAACAAGCCGAGGACATCCGCTGATGCACGCTATTCAAATACGAAGTCTATTGCAAGCGAAACGTCTTAATTTGACATGGCTCAAGGGAAGGGGTGCAGATTCACCGGACTGAGTTGACGAACGATTAGATTTCCACCCATCGAAGTCCCGACATCGTCGTTACCGCGACTAGGCGCACTAGCCCTCCCGAACGGCGAACATTGGCAGAGAAATGCGACCGCGGCGTTGCCGGCGAACGGAGACGGTTGTCGAAGCCCAGACGAGCGCACTCGAAATAATTATCACGGCGACATGAGGTTCGACCTGGCTGGGGAATTCGCAGGATGGAAGAGTAGTGTGTCTGCGATTGTGCGATTGAGATAGCTGCAACTCCGCTGAACGAGCAGACGCTAAGCGTTTTGGATTCAACAGCAAGCTGCAGCCATGGCGCAATGTCCGGTGCGGCGTGGGGCCGACTAATTCCTGATAATAATGCGCGCGGCAGGCAACTACGCGTTTAGTTAAACGTCGCGTCTGCGTAGACGGAAACCAGACTGCTGCATCGGCCGGCACTTGCTGGTGCCGTATGAACAGTACACTCAGCAGGCGCCAGCTTTTGGCCTGAGAACCGTCTTGCAATTTTTGCGCTCGAAAAACCACACACAGGTATTGGTAGGCATTGCCTCTTCGTTCCTGTGTCCACGCACTGGGCACACGACGATAGAAGTCACGTGGCTTTGCTCATAATCGAACGTGTGCTTGACGTGGCGTG from Paraburkholderia aromaticivorans includes:
- a CDS encoding MFS transporter produces the protein MSERNRPVAFGIRVNYWQVVLQLLQVLLVGMTVGMTRNVVPALAESEFGVPRGSFMLLVAFVVAFGVVKGAMNFVAGRLAERIGRKKVLLAGWLVAFPIAPLIYFAQSWSWVVVATMLLGVNQGLTWSMTQTAKLDITRPDQRGLIIGLNEFSGYIGVAVAGVVTGYAASVLGPRGGLLWFGTAVVLLATLLAWLAVAETLPWARFQSSQEAIAYPAKGHPQSRQFAAGEQPTGSEVFALMSWRDRRMAALCQAGLVEKFVDALVWVFWPVYLHQRGVSLPGIGWIVGVYGFTWGGAQLFTGRLSDRVGRHHLNVLGMWVCGVGVLLLPLGRGSTWWSFAAAVAGIGMAMLYPNLSAAVADLAQPAWRASAIGIYRFWRDLGYGVGALGLGAAAALGGSVEYAFWFVALAMGMSGLVLYHWGEETHTRFNPAP
- a CDS encoding sulfite exporter TauE/SafE family protein: MDSLTAVAILLGGIVGLILALTGAGGAIVAVPLLLFVLHLDVAEAAPLALLAVGLSAGMGAIIGLRAGIVRYRAAGFIALTGILSSPVGLWLAHRLPNGPLALLFAGVLAFVAIRMFMQARGSDAKASAGSQHLPPCQLDVDSGRFLWTGPCAQALALSGIGAGFLSGLLGVGGGFVIVPALRRATNAPMHAIVATSLTIITLISLSGVVSTALAGRMNWRVGVPFAAGALFGMLGGRLIARHLSGPRLQQGFAVFAGIIAVGMVAKVVLAA
- a CDS encoding YeeE/YedE family protein, giving the protein MGLLAALISGLLFGVGLMVSGMANPAKVLGFLDLAGRWDPSLAFVMAGAIAVGSIAFLFAKRRKKSLLGLPMQIPGSTNVTMRLVLGSAVFGVGWGLAGFCPGPALVAMGAGFPKAWGFVAAMLGGMAVFEFLERARLSRQQA
- a CDS encoding YeeE/YedE family protein, with amino-acid sequence MSIDIASFTPGLSLTGGLVIGAAAAVLVLFNGRIAGISGILGGLLGTPQKDAGWRVAFLVGLIGAPVLASLLGNPVAPDIQAGWGEILVAGFLVGIGTRYASGCTSGHGVCGISRGSIRSLVATATFMASGFLTVFVSRHLLGG
- a CDS encoding ArsR/SmtB family transcription factor; this translates as MRKKSVPIDLSVMQASAEKACALLKVLANPDRLLLMCQLSQGELCVSDLEEQLGIRQPTLSQQLGVLRDNELVATRREGKSIFYSVASKEAIAVMNVLYDQFCAQ
- a CDS encoding MBL fold metallo-hydrolase → MQPIVQPFFDPVTGTVTYVVSQSGHQECAVIDPVLDYEPKAGRTSTANADTVIEFVRQRGLRVQWILETHAHADHLSAAHYLRGELGGRIAIGEHIRTVQGVFKKLFNLEPEFRLDGSQFDHLFGEDETFSIGSLTARALYVPGHTPADTAYQIGDVVFVGDTLFMPDVGTARCDFPGGKAHTLFGSIRKLLDLPGNTRLFMCHDYPPEGRKPEWETTVLAQRTHNIHVHDGVTEEQFVSMREARDAKLAMPVLILPSVQANIRAGEFPPAEENGIRYLKIPLDAL
- a CDS encoding GDCCVxC domain-containing (seleno)protein; translation: MACPDMDEPLEARLVRSIVVSVPATESACSRGTVDVQHTNAGSNCPRHVKHTFDYEQSHVTSIVVCPVRGHRNEEAMPTNTCVWFFERKNCKTVLRPKAGAC